From Constrictibacter sp. MBR-5, one genomic window encodes:
- a CDS encoding Crp/Fnr family transcriptional regulator, whose product MHGIESEVKAPESLMSCPILPQDEAFRCTPLSLPSRALILRAGEAVDRVCAIREGWAFSFRVMSDGRRQIVTFHLAGDILGVECLLGKPSALSVQAITPVSLCAYPAAEVPRLLHSYPEVQAHVLQVLVADRLERDERILTLGARLAIQSFACFVLDLYDRLCKRHLQSAKGFSCPLTQEMVADALGMTKVHVSRTLATLRRQGVLDLRGGQMVLQDIPALRRLAGHAAA is encoded by the coding sequence ATGCATGGGATCGAGAGCGAGGTGAAGGCGCCCGAAAGCCTCATGTCCTGCCCGATCTTGCCGCAAGACGAGGCTTTCCGGTGCACGCCGCTCTCGCTGCCGTCGAGGGCACTCATCCTGCGTGCGGGCGAGGCCGTCGACCGGGTCTGCGCCATCCGCGAGGGTTGGGCATTTTCGTTCCGGGTCATGTCCGACGGTCGCCGCCAGATCGTCACCTTCCATCTCGCCGGTGACATCCTGGGCGTCGAGTGCCTGCTGGGCAAGCCTTCGGCCCTGTCGGTCCAGGCCATCACCCCCGTCTCGCTTTGTGCCTATCCCGCCGCCGAGGTGCCGCGGCTCCTGCACAGCTATCCGGAGGTCCAGGCGCACGTCCTGCAGGTGCTCGTCGCGGATCGTCTCGAGCGCGACGAGCGGATCCTGACCCTGGGTGCGAGGCTGGCCATCCAGTCCTTCGCCTGCTTCGTGCTGGACCTGTACGACCGGCTCTGCAAACGGCATCTCCAGTCTGCCAAAGGCTTCTCTTGCCCGCTGACCCAGGAAATGGTCGCGGACGCCCTGGGCATGACCAAGGTGCATGTCAGCCGCACCCTGGCGACACTGCGCCGCCAGGGCGTGCTCGACCTGCGTGGCGGCCAGATGGTCCTTCAGGACATTCCTGCGCTGCGGCGTCTCGCCGGGCACGCGGCGGCGTAA
- the lptD gene encoding LPS assembly protein LptD — MTSLPTRLAASLLLGTAIALVAPITAAAAQWTPVESRAPVLLTADEIVQEGDTVVARGSVEAARDKRVLRADRISWNRQTGVVSAEGNVSLTQDDGNVVFADTAQITEDLRDGVIAELRLLLSDDSRLAARSARRTGGDRTVMRQAVYSPCALCAADRTKPPLWQIKAGEVVHDEVQKEIVYKDAVLEMWGVPVMYAPYFYHADPSVKRKTGFLAPTFGSDSDLGLYARTPFHVAIAPNQDATLTPIFLSKEGLVGAGEYRHLGERFLVEVEGSGGQIDRVRSNGDVDRNDWRGHFKAGGGYDIDPNWRARANIYRTTDDTYLRKLDFDDTPTLRSEAYVEYFKNRTWGTVGASTVQELRDDVSNDATPTVLPGATFDFVGQQGPNGYWTANANAAVFMRDEGTESRRLSVSGGWHMPMPTVDGHLFDFSLGLRGDVYSVENVPDDGGTRDGIVGRLVPQAVASWRYPLARTTAAMTQIIEPVAMVALAPSNVNPDRIPNEDSANFEFDDLNLLEANRFPGYDRVEGGQRLTYGLRAAAYFVEGGQVEAFVGQSARNGSDDFDRGSGLGDGLSDIVGRLQVTPSEWVDLLYRFRLDKDDMAFRRNEFTVRAGPPRLRVSAEYLQLDSAGATSAIFNRREQMRVAVTAKLTNYWSVFGSHRRDLEENDPLRTQLGFFYEDECFGFQTTYTRDYTSDRDIDEDEKILFRVIFKNLGALSFGESFGGGSRSDR, encoded by the coding sequence ATGACGTCGCTCCCGACGCGGCTCGCCGCGAGCCTTCTGCTCGGCACGGCCATCGCCCTGGTCGCGCCGATCACCGCCGCGGCCGCGCAGTGGACGCCGGTGGAGTCGCGGGCCCCCGTCCTGCTGACCGCCGACGAGATCGTGCAGGAGGGCGATACCGTCGTCGCCCGCGGCAGCGTCGAGGCCGCCCGCGACAAGCGCGTGCTGCGCGCCGACCGGATCAGCTGGAACCGGCAGACCGGCGTCGTCTCCGCCGAGGGCAACGTCTCCCTGACCCAGGACGACGGCAACGTCGTCTTCGCCGACACGGCGCAGATCACCGAGGATCTGCGCGACGGCGTGATCGCGGAACTGCGCCTGCTGCTCAGCGACGATTCGCGGCTCGCGGCGCGCAGCGCGCGCCGCACCGGCGGCGACCGGACGGTGATGCGGCAGGCCGTGTACTCTCCCTGCGCGCTCTGCGCGGCGGACCGCACCAAGCCGCCGCTGTGGCAGATCAAGGCCGGCGAGGTCGTCCACGACGAGGTCCAGAAGGAGATCGTCTACAAGGACGCGGTGCTGGAGATGTGGGGCGTGCCGGTGATGTACGCGCCCTACTTCTACCACGCCGATCCCAGCGTGAAGCGCAAGACGGGCTTCCTCGCGCCGACCTTCGGCAGCGACAGCGACCTCGGCCTCTATGCCCGCACGCCGTTCCACGTCGCGATCGCGCCGAACCAGGATGCGACGCTGACGCCGATCTTCCTCAGCAAGGAGGGCCTGGTCGGCGCCGGCGAGTACCGCCATCTCGGCGAACGCTTCCTCGTCGAGGTGGAGGGCAGCGGCGGCCAGATCGATCGCGTGCGCAGCAACGGCGATGTCGACCGCAACGACTGGCGCGGCCACTTCAAGGCCGGCGGCGGCTACGACATCGATCCGAACTGGCGCGCCAGGGCGAACATCTACCGCACCACCGACGACACCTATCTGCGCAAGCTGGACTTCGACGACACGCCGACCCTGCGCAGCGAGGCCTATGTCGAATATTTCAAGAACCGCACCTGGGGCACCGTCGGCGCCTCCACGGTCCAGGAACTGCGCGACGACGTCTCGAACGACGCGACCCCGACGGTGCTGCCCGGCGCCACCTTCGACTTCGTCGGTCAGCAGGGGCCGAACGGCTACTGGACGGCGAACGCCAATGCCGCCGTCTTCATGCGCGACGAGGGCACCGAGAGCCGGCGCCTCTCGGTCAGCGGCGGCTGGCACATGCCGATGCCGACGGTGGACGGCCACCTGTTCGACTTCTCGCTCGGGCTGCGCGGCGACGTCTATTCGGTCGAGAACGTGCCGGACGACGGCGGGACGCGCGACGGCATCGTCGGCCGCCTGGTACCGCAGGCCGTGGCGAGCTGGCGCTATCCGCTGGCCCGCACCACCGCAGCGATGACCCAGATCATCGAGCCCGTGGCGATGGTGGCGCTCGCCCCCAGCAACGTAAACCCCGACCGGATCCCGAACGAGGACAGCGCGAACTTCGAGTTCGACGACCTGAACCTGCTGGAGGCCAACCGCTTCCCCGGCTACGACCGGGTCGAGGGCGGGCAGCGCCTCACCTACGGCCTGCGCGCCGCCGCCTATTTCGTCGAGGGCGGGCAGGTCGAGGCCTTCGTCGGCCAGAGCGCCCGCAACGGCAGCGACGATTTCGACCGGGGGTCGGGCCTGGGGGACGGGCTGTCGGACATCGTCGGCCGGCTGCAGGTGACGCCGTCGGAGTGGGTCGACCTGCTCTACCGGTTCCGTCTCGACAAGGACGACATGGCGTTCCGGCGGAACGAGTTCACCGTGCGCGCCGGGCCGCCGCGCCTGCGCGTCAGCGCCGAGTATCTGCAGCTGGATTCGGCAGGGGCGACCAGCGCGATCTTCAATCGCCGCGAACAGATGCGCGTCGCCGTCACGGCCAAGCTGACGAACTATTGGAGTGTCTTCGGCAGCCATCGCCGCGACCTGGAGGAGAACGACCCGCTGCGCACGCAGCTGGGCTTCTTCTACGAGGACGAGTGCTTCGGCTTCCAGACGACCTATACCCGAGACTACACGTCGGACCGCGATATCGACGAGGACGAGAAGATCCTGTTCCGCGTGATCTTCAAGAACCTGGGCGCCCTGTCCTTCGGCGAAAGCTTCGGCGGCGGCTCCCGCTCCGACCGCTGA
- a CDS encoding phosphoserine transaminase, translated as MKPNIRPADPNFSSGPCAKRPGWSPEVLSQALLGRSHRSSEGKARLAEVIDRTRTVLKIPEGWRIGITPASDTGAVEMAMWSLLGARGVDMLTWESFGEGWVSDVKSQLKLDDVRVLSAPYGALPDLGQADFSRDVVFVWNGTTSGVRVPNGDWIADDRQGLTICDATSAVFAMKLPWEKLDVVTWSWQKAMGGEGAHGMIVLSPRAVERLESYKPAWPMPKIFRMTKGGKLIEGIFKGETINTPSMLCVEDAIDALKWMESLGGGDAVAKRVEGNLAAIAQWVERTPWVDFLAEVRSTRSSTSVCLKIVDPECAALPTDRQAALTKALSGLLEKERAGYDINGYRDAPPGLRIWAGPTVDTADLEALFPWLDWAFATVKAEQLKKG; from the coding sequence ATGAAACCGAACATTCGCCCGGCCGATCCGAACTTCTCTTCCGGTCCCTGCGCGAAGCGCCCCGGCTGGTCTCCCGAGGTCCTTTCGCAGGCGCTCCTGGGGCGGTCGCACCGCTCCTCCGAGGGCAAGGCGCGCCTTGCCGAGGTGATCGACCGCACGCGCACGGTGCTGAAGATTCCCGAGGGCTGGCGGATCGGCATCACGCCGGCGTCCGACACCGGAGCGGTCGAGATGGCGATGTGGTCGCTGCTCGGCGCGCGCGGCGTCGACATGCTGACCTGGGAAAGCTTCGGCGAGGGCTGGGTCTCCGACGTGAAGTCGCAGCTGAAGCTCGATGACGTCCGGGTGCTGAGCGCGCCCTACGGCGCGCTGCCCGACCTCGGCCAGGCCGATTTCTCGCGCGACGTCGTCTTCGTCTGGAACGGCACGACCTCCGGCGTGCGGGTCCCGAACGGCGACTGGATCGCCGACGACCGGCAGGGCCTGACGATCTGCGACGCGACGTCGGCGGTGTTCGCCATGAAGCTGCCCTGGGAGAAGCTCGACGTCGTCACCTGGTCCTGGCAGAAGGCGATGGGCGGCGAGGGGGCGCACGGCATGATCGTGCTGTCGCCCCGCGCCGTGGAGCGGCTGGAGAGCTACAAGCCGGCCTGGCCGATGCCGAAGATCTTCCGCATGACCAAGGGCGGCAAGCTGATCGAGGGCATCTTCAAGGGCGAGACGATCAACACGCCGTCGATGCTGTGCGTCGAGGACGCGATCGACGCGCTGAAGTGGATGGAATCGCTCGGCGGCGGCGACGCGGTCGCGAAGCGCGTCGAAGGCAACCTCGCCGCGATCGCGCAGTGGGTCGAGCGCACGCCGTGGGTGGACTTCCTGGCGGAGGTGCGGTCGACGCGGTCGTCCACCTCGGTCTGCCTGAAGATCGTCGATCCGGAGTGTGCGGCGCTCCCGACCGACCGGCAGGCGGCGCTGACAAAGGCACTGTCCGGACTCCTGGAAAAGGAGCGGGCCGGCTACGACATCAACGGCTACCGCGATGCACCGCCCGGCCTGCGCATCTGGGCGGGCCCGACGGTCGACACCGCGGATCTGGAGGCACTCTTCCCCTGGCTCGACTGGGCGTTTGCCACCGTCAAAGCCGAGCAGCTTAAGAAGGGTTGA
- a CDS encoding rhodanese-like domain-containing protein — protein sequence MALKKGYKQLLAEANERIETIPTADAIKLHGDADTVFVDIRDPRELERDGMVEGAFHAPRGMLEFWADPESPYHKEVFASGKRLVLYCASAWRSALSADTLTQMGVPRVAHIEGGFTAWKKDGGPVGEKPKKG from the coding sequence ATGGCCCTGAAGAAAGGCTACAAGCAGCTTCTCGCCGAGGCGAACGAGCGCATCGAGACGATTCCGACGGCCGACGCGATCAAGCTGCACGGCGATGCCGACACGGTCTTCGTCGACATCCGCGACCCGCGCGAGCTGGAGCGCGACGGCATGGTCGAGGGCGCCTTCCATGCGCCGCGCGGCATGCTGGAGTTCTGGGCCGACCCGGAGAGCCCCTACCACAAGGAGGTCTTCGCCTCCGGCAAGCGACTGGTGCTCTACTGCGCCAGCGCCTGGCGCTCGGCCCTGTCCGCCGACACGCTGACGCAGATGGGCGTGCCGCGCGTGGCGCACATCGAGGGCGGCTTCACCGCCTGGAAGAAGGACGGCGGCCCGGTCGGGGAGAAGCCGAAGAAGGGCTGA
- a CDS encoding tartrate dehydrogenase, which translates to MARYRIAAIPGDGIGKEVVPEGIRVLDAVGTRFGLSFEYGHFDWSCETYKETGRFMPPDGIDQLRAYDSIYLGAVGFPGVPDHVSLWGLLIPIRREFEQYVNLRPVRLMKGANTPLANRTAADIDFYVVRENCEGEYSEIGGRLYRDTDAEMAVQETVFTRRGVDRILKFAFELAQSRPKKHLTSATKSNGIIHTMPYWDERVKVVSEGYPDVKWDQFHIDILCAHFVQHPDWFDVVVGSNLFGDILSDLGPAVAGSIGIAPSSNINPERNHPSMFEPVHGSAPDIAGKWVANPIGQIWSGAMMLDHLGHSEAARAIERAIEIVLTEGGPRTRDMGGNAGTEDVGKAIAEAVKTA; encoded by the coding sequence ATGGCACGGTATCGGATCGCGGCGATTCCGGGCGACGGCATCGGCAAGGAAGTGGTGCCCGAGGGTATCCGGGTGCTCGATGCGGTCGGCACGCGCTTCGGCCTGTCGTTCGAGTACGGGCATTTCGACTGGAGCTGCGAGACCTACAAGGAGACCGGCCGCTTCATGCCGCCGGACGGCATCGACCAGCTGCGCGCCTATGATTCGATCTATCTGGGCGCCGTCGGCTTTCCGGGCGTACCGGACCACGTGTCGCTCTGGGGCCTGCTGATCCCGATCCGGCGCGAGTTCGAGCAGTACGTCAACCTGCGGCCAGTGCGCCTGATGAAGGGCGCCAACACGCCGCTTGCCAACCGCACCGCCGCCGACATCGACTTCTATGTCGTCCGCGAGAACTGCGAGGGCGAATATTCCGAGATCGGCGGGCGGCTCTACCGCGACACCGATGCCGAGATGGCGGTGCAGGAGACGGTGTTCACGCGCCGCGGCGTCGACCGGATCCTGAAGTTCGCCTTCGAACTGGCGCAGTCGCGGCCGAAGAAGCACCTGACCTCGGCGACTAAGTCGAACGGCATCATCCACACGATGCCGTACTGGGACGAGCGGGTGAAGGTCGTGTCGGAAGGCTATCCCGACGTGAAGTGGGACCAGTTCCACATCGACATCCTGTGCGCGCATTTCGTGCAGCACCCGGACTGGTTCGACGTGGTGGTGGGCTCGAACCTGTTCGGCGACATCCTCTCGGACCTGGGGCCGGCGGTGGCCGGGTCGATCGGCATCGCGCCGTCCTCGAACATCAATCCCGAGCGCAACCATCCGTCGATGTTCGAGCCGGTGCACGGCTCGGCGCCGGACATCGCCGGCAAATGGGTCGCCAACCCGATCGGCCAGATCTGGTCGGGGGCCATGATGCTCGACCATCTGGGGCATTCCGAAGCGGCGCGTGCGATCGAGCGGGCCATCGAGATCGTCCTGACCGAGGGCGGGCCGCGCACCCGCGACATGGGCGGCAATGCCGGCACCGAGGATGTCGGCAAGGCCATCGCCGAAGCGGTGAAGACCGCATGA
- the serA gene encoding phosphoglycerate dehydrogenase, giving the protein MPKVLISDDLSPRAAAIFEERGVEVDVRVGLKPDELKACIHEYDGLAIRSATKVTADVVAAAENLKVIGRAGIGVDNVDVPAATARGIVVMNTPFGNSITTAEHAIAMMMALAREIPAADRSTQAGKWEKSRFMGVEVTGKTLGIVGCGNIGSIVAERARGLRMRVVAFDPFLSPERAADLGVEKVELDELFQRADFITLHTPLNEHTRGIVDAKSIAKMKPGVRIVNCARGGLIVEKDLRAALDSGHVAGAAIDVFEVEPAKENVLFGSDRLIATPHLGAATSEAQENVALQVAEQMVDYLLVGAVSNAINMPSLTAEDAPRLRPYMRLAEQLGSFAGQLTETGLEAVVIEYEGHVAELNTRPLTAVLLQGLLSPLLDTVNMVNAPMLARERDITVSEVKIDGPCDYQTLIRLTVKTERRERIVAGTLFGGTRARVVQVQDIHFEAELGRHMLFVRNRDKPGFIGKLGSILGSAGVNIANFHLGRSANGGSAIALVEIDGAAPEAALEAVRAIPDVIQAKALNFY; this is encoded by the coding sequence ATGCCCAAGGTACTGATTTCCGACGATCTCAGCCCGCGCGCCGCCGCGATCTTCGAGGAACGGGGCGTCGAGGTGGACGTCCGCGTCGGGCTGAAGCCCGACGAGTTGAAGGCGTGCATCCACGAGTATGACGGCCTCGCGATCCGGTCGGCGACGAAGGTGACGGCCGACGTGGTCGCCGCGGCGGAGAACCTGAAGGTGATCGGCCGCGCCGGCATCGGCGTCGACAATGTCGACGTGCCGGCGGCGACCGCGCGCGGCATCGTCGTGATGAACACGCCGTTCGGCAACTCGATCACCACGGCCGAACACGCGATCGCGATGATGATGGCGCTGGCACGCGAGATCCCGGCAGCCGACCGTTCCACCCAGGCCGGCAAGTGGGAGAAGTCCCGCTTCATGGGCGTCGAGGTGACCGGCAAGACGCTGGGTATCGTCGGCTGCGGCAACATCGGCTCGATCGTCGCCGAGCGGGCGCGCGGCCTGCGCATGCGCGTCGTCGCCTTCGATCCCTTCCTGTCGCCGGAGCGGGCGGCGGATCTGGGCGTCGAGAAGGTCGAACTGGACGAACTGTTCCAGCGCGCCGACTTCATCACGCTGCACACGCCGCTGAACGAACATACCCGCGGCATCGTCGACGCCAAGTCGATCGCAAAGATGAAGCCGGGCGTGCGGATCGTGAACTGCGCCCGCGGCGGCCTGATCGTCGAGAAGGACCTGCGGGCCGCCCTCGACAGCGGCCATGTGGCGGGTGCCGCGATCGACGTGTTCGAGGTCGAGCCGGCCAAGGAGAACGTGCTGTTCGGCAGCGATCGGCTGATCGCCACGCCGCATCTGGGTGCGGCGACCAGCGAGGCGCAGGAGAACGTGGCGCTGCAGGTGGCCGAGCAGATGGTCGACTACCTGCTGGTCGGCGCGGTCAGCAACGCGATCAACATGCCTTCGCTGACCGCCGAGGACGCGCCGCGGCTGCGGCCCTACATGCGGCTCGCCGAACAGCTCGGCAGCTTCGCCGGTCAACTGACCGAGACCGGCCTCGAGGCGGTGGTCATCGAGTATGAGGGGCATGTCGCCGAACTGAACACAAGGCCGCTGACGGCGGTGCTGCTGCAGGGGCTGCTGTCGCCGCTGCTCGACACGGTCAATATGGTCAACGCCCCGATGCTGGCGCGCGAGCGCGACATCACGGTGAGCGAGGTGAAGATCGACGGTCCCTGCGACTACCAGACGCTGATCCGCCTGACGGTGAAGACCGAACGGCGCGAGCGCATCGTCGCCGGGACGCTTTTCGGCGGCACGCGGGCGCGCGTCGTGCAGGTCCAGGACATCCACTTCGAGGCCGAGCTGGGCCGGCACATGCTGTTCGTCCGCAACCGCGACAAGCCGGGCTTCATCGGCAAGCTGGGCTCGATCCTCGGCAGCGCCGGCGTCAACATCGCCAACTTCCACCTGGGCCGGTCGGCCAACGGCGGCAGTGCGATCGCCCTCGTCGAGATCGACGGTGCAGCGCCGGAAGCGGCGCTCGAGGCGGTCCGGGCGATCCCCGACGTCATCCAGGCGAAGGCGCTGAACTTCTACTGA
- a CDS encoding MaoC family dehydratase — translation MSGQGAGPTIPPAAWFEDFVVGGRWSTGGYTFSEGEVIDFAFRFDPQPFHIDAEAAKASMWGGLIVSGFHTLSVAFRLVYQSGPLNPHNIGGKGIDEVRWHRAVRPGDTIRVDVEVLSATASKRQPDRGTVVLRYNVANQHGAVVLTADFLHVVACRP, via the coding sequence ATGAGCGGGCAGGGGGCGGGGCCGACGATCCCGCCGGCCGCCTGGTTCGAGGACTTCGTCGTCGGCGGCCGCTGGTCGACCGGCGGCTACACCTTCTCGGAGGGCGAGGTCATCGACTTCGCCTTTCGCTTCGACCCGCAGCCCTTCCACATCGACGCCGAGGCCGCGAAGGCCAGCATGTGGGGCGGCCTGATCGTCAGCGGCTTCCATACGCTGTCGGTCGCCTTCCGGCTCGTCTATCAGAGCGGGCCGCTCAATCCGCACAATATCGGCGGCAAGGGCATTGACGAGGTCCGCTGGCACCGGGCCGTGCGCCCCGGCGACACGATCCGCGTGGATGTCGAGGTCCTTTCGGCGACCGCGTCGAAGCGGCAGCCCGATCGCGGCACCGTCGTGCTGCGGTATAATGTCGCAAATCAGCATGGCGCGGTCGTCCTGACGGCGGACTTCCTGCATGTGGTCGCCTGCCGGCCATAG
- a CDS encoding enoyl-CoA hydratase/isomerase family protein has protein sequence MEFQHILFEVEDEVGVITLNRPEARNALSEEMRGDFDKLLPWLAAEAGKTVKAVVITGAGTAFSAGGDIKGMKSRATATTYDARARMRASHHRMYDVGHLELPVIAAVNGAAAGAGFCLALAADFIVATPRSRFAASFNRIGLVPDWAGLYYLPRLIGLQKAKELVYTCRLIDAEEAKQMGVIYDIWPEEGFLDRAKAFARRFKNASTEALGMSKNLLNQSFETDFKTMLELEAMAQSIARAGDYHKQAVARFVDKQPPLFNWEAMAKEAGGR, from the coding sequence ATGGAGTTTCAGCACATCCTGTTCGAGGTCGAGGACGAGGTCGGCGTCATCACCCTCAACCGGCCCGAGGCGCGCAACGCGCTGAGCGAGGAGATGCGCGGCGATTTCGACAAGCTGCTGCCCTGGCTCGCCGCCGAGGCGGGCAAGACGGTGAAGGCGGTGGTGATCACCGGCGCCGGCACTGCCTTCAGCGCCGGCGGCGACATCAAGGGCATGAAGAGCCGGGCGACGGCCACGACCTACGATGCGCGGGCCCGCATGCGGGCCAGCCACCACCGGATGTACGATGTCGGCCACCTGGAGCTGCCGGTGATCGCCGCCGTCAACGGTGCGGCGGCGGGCGCCGGATTTTGCCTGGCGCTGGCGGCGGATTTCATCGTGGCGACGCCGCGCTCGCGCTTCGCCGCCTCGTTCAACCGGATCGGCCTCGTGCCCGACTGGGCGGGGCTCTACTACCTGCCGCGGCTGATCGGGCTGCAGAAGGCGAAGGAACTGGTCTACACCTGCCGTCTGATCGACGCGGAAGAAGCCAAGCAGATGGGCGTTATCTACGACATCTGGCCGGAGGAGGGCTTCCTTGATCGGGCGAAGGCGTTCGCGCGCCGCTTCAAGAACGCCTCGACCGAGGCGCTGGGCATGTCGAAGAACCTGCTCAACCAGTCGTTCGAGACCGACTTCAAGACCATGCTTGAACTGGAGGCGATGGCGCAGTCGATCGCGCGTGCCGGCGACTATCACAAGCAGGCGGTTGCGCGGTTCGTCGACAAGCAGCCGCCGCTGTTCAACTGGGAGGCGATGGCGAAGGAGGCCGGCGGCCGGTAG
- a CDS encoding gamma-glutamyltransferase family protein: MFTTRPEILGTFGVCASTHWLATATGMAILEKGGNAFDAAVAMGFALQVVEPHLNGPGGDMPMLMYSASEGRLRTVCGQGVAPAAATIGRYRDLGLDMVPGTGLLAACVPGAFDAWLTMLRDYGTMPLEAVLTPAIAFAGNGYPLIDHICNTIASVRDLFLAEWPTSAAIYLRNGDVPAPGTVFRNTALAETYRRLLRESDAAGGAREARIDAARRCLSQGFVAEAIDRFSRTQEVMDTSGRRHRGLLTGDDLARWQATYEEPLTYDYGRYTVAKPGPWAQSPVFLQQLALLQGFDLAAMDPLGPDFAHTVIEAAKLAFADREAYYGDPNFVNVPVETLLSKAYNDARRGLIGDAASLELRPGAIEGFDPRVKVGTGTAGDAAGAGEPTMAKIDGDTCHIDVIDRHGNMVSATPSGGWLQSSPVIPELGFCLGTRAQMFWLEEVGPGSLEPGKRPRTTLSPSFAFRDGEAWMPFGTPGGDGQDQWTVIFFLRHVHHGMNLQAAIDAPTWQTAHFPSSFFPRQASPGKVVVEGRLPAATIEELRRRGHVVEVGGDWSQGRLSACARDGEVLKAAANPRLMQGYAIGR; encoded by the coding sequence ATGTTCACCACCCGACCCGAGATCCTCGGTACTTTCGGCGTCTGCGCATCGACCCACTGGCTCGCCACGGCCACCGGCATGGCGATCCTGGAGAAGGGCGGCAACGCCTTCGACGCCGCCGTCGCCATGGGCTTCGCCCTCCAGGTGGTCGAACCGCACCTGAACGGCCCTGGCGGCGACATGCCGATGCTGATGTACAGCGCCAGCGAGGGCCGCCTGCGCACCGTCTGCGGCCAGGGCGTGGCGCCCGCCGCTGCGACGATCGGCCGCTACCGCGACCTCGGGCTCGACATGGTACCGGGCACGGGCCTGCTCGCCGCCTGTGTGCCGGGGGCGTTCGACGCCTGGCTCACCATGCTGCGCGACTACGGCACGATGCCGCTCGAGGCGGTGCTGACGCCGGCCATCGCGTTCGCCGGCAACGGCTATCCGCTGATCGACCACATCTGCAACACCATCGCCTCGGTCCGCGACCTCTTCCTCGCCGAGTGGCCGACCTCCGCCGCGATCTATCTGCGCAACGGCGACGTGCCGGCGCCCGGCACCGTCTTCCGCAACACCGCCCTCGCCGAGACCTACCGCCGCCTGCTGCGCGAGTCGGACGCGGCCGGCGGCGCCCGCGAGGCGCGCATCGACGCCGCGCGACGCTGTCTCTCCCAGGGCTTCGTCGCCGAGGCGATCGACCGCTTCTCGCGCACGCAGGAGGTCATGGACACCTCCGGCCGGCGTCACCGCGGCCTGCTCACCGGCGACGACCTGGCGCGCTGGCAGGCGACCTACGAGGAGCCGCTGACCTACGACTATGGCCGCTACACGGTCGCCAAGCCCGGCCCGTGGGCGCAGTCGCCGGTCTTCCTGCAGCAGCTTGCTCTGCTCCAGGGCTTCGACCTCGCGGCGATGGACCCGCTCGGCCCCGACTTCGCGCACACCGTGATCGAGGCGGCGAAGCTCGCCTTCGCCGACCGCGAAGCCTATTACGGCGACCCGAACTTCGTGAACGTGCCCGTCGAGACCCTGCTGTCCAAGGCCTACAACGACGCCCGCCGCGGCCTGATCGGCGACGCCGCGTCGCTGGAGCTGCGGCCGGGTGCCATCGAGGGCTTCGACCCACGCGTCAAGGTCGGTACCGGCACCGCCGGCGACGCGGCGGGCGCCGGCGAGCCGACCATGGCGAAGATCGACGGCGACACCTGCCACATCGACGTCATCGACCGGCACGGCAACATGGTTTCGGCCACGCCGTCCGGCGGCTGGCTGCAGAGCTCGCCGGTCATTCCGGAACTGGGCTTCTGCCTCGGCACCCGCGCCCAGATGTTCTGGCTGGAGGAAGTCGGCCCCGGCAGCCTGGAGCCCGGCAAGCGGCCGCGCACCACCCTGTCCCCCTCCTTCGCCTTCCGCGACGGCGAAGCGTGGATGCCCTTCGGCACCCCGGGCGGCGACGGCCAGGACCAGTGGACGGTCATCTTCTTCCTGCGCCACGTCCATCACGGCATGAACCTGCAGGCCGCGATCGACGCACCGACCTGGCAGACGGCACATTTCCCGAGCAGCTTCTTCCCGCGCCAGGCGAGCCCGGGCAAGGTCGTCGTGGAGGGGCGCCTGCCCGCTGCCACGATCGAGGAGCTGCGCCGCCGCGGCCACGTGGTCGAGGTCGGCGGCGACTGGAGCCAGGGCCGCCTCAGCGCCTGCGCCCGCGACGGCGAGGTGCTGAAGGCGGCGGCCAATCCGCGGCTCATGCAGGGCTATGCGATCGGACGGTGA
- a CDS encoding cysteine dioxygenase family protein, translating to MPATAISAPVAERETVATGATGTAPLADLVREIEAALAQSGGARGVADGLAPFLGDPALLTPADCLPAEECYARNLLHAAEDGSFSIWAMVWQPGQGSSIHDHSCWCVMGVHRGVLVEQGFVADGDAARPARQTRCGTGTVRALEPGADDIHRIANAGTATAISIHVYGFDPAVVASSVGRTYAA from the coding sequence ATGCCCGCCACGGCCATATCCGCACCCGTCGCCGAACGTGAAACCGTCGCCACCGGCGCAACCGGGACCGCACCGCTCGCCGATCTCGTCCGCGAGATCGAGGCGGCGCTGGCGCAGTCCGGCGGTGCGCGCGGCGTTGCCGACGGCCTGGCGCCGTTTCTCGGCGACCCGGCCCTGCTGACGCCCGCCGACTGCCTGCCGGCCGAGGAATGCTACGCGCGCAACCTGCTGCATGCCGCGGAAGACGGCAGCTTCTCGATCTGGGCGATGGTCTGGCAGCCGGGGCAGGGGAGTTCGATCCACGACCACAGCTGCTGGTGCGTGATGGGCGTCCACCGCGGCGTCCTGGTCGAGCAGGGCTTCGTGGCGGACGGTGACGCGGCCCGGCCGGCGCGGCAGACGCGGTGCGGTACGGGCACCGTGCGGGCGCTGGAGCCGGGCGCCGACGACATCCACCGGATCGCCAACGCCGGCACGGCGACCGCGATCTCGATCCACGTCTACGGCTTCGATCCCGCCGTCGTCGCCAGCAGCGTCGGCCGCACCTACGCCGCCTGA